One window of Mediterraneibacter gnavus ATCC 29149 genomic DNA carries:
- a CDS encoding RrF2 family transcriptional regulator: MLFTKECDYAIRIMRALSSGELISVSRICEMEHLPSAMTYKITRKLEKSGFLKSCRGTNGGYALNLKLAEISLYDLCAAIDPDILLLECMKEGYPCSMNSPKNPCLVHHEFCRLQNMLVQEMKQKSLAELFR; this comes from the coding sequence ATGTTATTTACCAAAGAATGTGATTATGCAATCCGCATCATGCGTGCATTATCTTCCGGAGAGTTAATCAGTGTCTCACGGATCTGCGAGATGGAGCATCTGCCCTCTGCCATGACTTACAAGATTACCAGAAAGCTGGAAAAGTCCGGATTTTTAAAAAGCTGTCGGGGTACCAACGGGGGATATGCGCTCAACTTAAAGCTTGCAGAGATTTCTCTCTATGATCTCTGCGCTGCCATAGATCCGGATATCCTTCTTTTAGAATGTATGAAAGAGGGTTATCCTTGTTCTATGAACAGTCCGAAAAATCCATGTCTGGTACATCACGAATTCTGCCGGCTGCAGAATATGCTGGTGCAGGAAATGAAACAAAAATCTCTTGCCGAATTATTTCGGTAA
- a CDS encoding LacI family DNA-binding transcriptional regulator yields MASIREVAKIAGVSPATVSRVMNGTANVDEEKKQRVLEAIQETGFKPNELARALFKKSSKIIGMIVPNIENPFFSEIAKAVEEEAFQNGYKMLLCNSANNPKKERMNIQMLVQMQADGIVIMTNSDRTGKKIAECGLPVVVMDRKLSEGREIAFIESDHYKGGKLAAEHLIECGCQHIVCLRGPMKFSSGQQRYQGYEDVCRKYGRKAVWIDCDYDYDAGLAAAEELIRRYPDTDGILASNDMAAMAVYKVLHQNGRRVPEDVQLVGFDNIEFSRRMTPELTTISQPIEEMGKLAVQMIIHHGEEISYQKENIFDVELIRRQTTKKKGEAE; encoded by the coding sequence ATGGCAAGTATCAGAGAAGTTGCAAAGATCGCAGGAGTTTCACCTGCTACTGTATCGAGAGTGATGAATGGAACAGCGAATGTGGATGAGGAGAAGAAGCAAAGAGTTCTTGAGGCTATTCAAGAAACGGGGTTCAAACCAAATGAACTGGCGCGGGCATTGTTTAAGAAATCATCAAAGATTATTGGAATGATCGTTCCGAATATTGAAAATCCATTTTTCAGTGAAATCGCCAAAGCAGTGGAGGAGGAAGCCTTTCAAAACGGATATAAGATGCTGTTATGCAATTCAGCAAATAATCCGAAGAAAGAACGGATGAACATTCAGATGCTTGTACAGATGCAGGCAGATGGAATTGTGATCATGACCAACAGCGATCGGACCGGAAAGAAGATTGCAGAATGCGGACTTCCGGTTGTCGTGATGGACAGAAAGCTTTCTGAGGGACGGGAAATCGCATTTATCGAATCAGATCATTACAAAGGCGGAAAACTTGCGGCAGAGCATCTGATTGAATGCGGCTGTCAGCATATTGTGTGCCTGCGGGGACCGATGAAGTTTTCCAGCGGGCAGCAGCGTTATCAGGGATATGAGGATGTGTGCAGAAAGTATGGAAGAAAAGCTGTCTGGATCGACTGTGATTATGATTACGATGCCGGACTTGCGGCAGCAGAAGAACTGATTCGCAGATACCCGGATACCGATGGAATCCTGGCGAGCAATGACATGGCGGCAATGGCAGTCTATAAGGTGCTTCATCAGAACGGGCGAAGAGTCCCGGAAGATGTACAGCTGGTCGGATTTGACAATATTGAGTTCAGCAGGAGAATGACACCGGAGCTGACGACCATTTCCCAGCCCATTGAAGAAATGGGAAAACTGGCAGTACAGATGATCATCCATCATGGAGAAGAGATTTCGTATCAGAAAGAAAATATATTTGATGTTGAGCTGATCAGGCGTCAGACGACGAAAAAGAAAGGAGAAGCAGAATGA
- the rbsK gene encoding ribokinase — MKLAVVGSINMDMTVTAERIPLKGETLRGDSLHYIPGGKGANQAVAMAKLGAKVEMFGCVGDDANGTRLLENFKKVGVETGHIKVLEGVPTGIAMITVGENDNTIIVVPGANGKVDRDYIDRIKEELKTFDMVVLQQEIPLDTVYYVVDFCYDNQIPVVLNPAPASNVPLEVIEKVTYVTPNEHEAVLIFGEEYSTEDLLREYPEKLIITQGSRGVITCLKNGEILSVPARKANVADTTGAGDTLNGAFALQRAKGADMETALRYANVAASLSTEKFGAQSGMPMAQEVEEELEKLGGRA, encoded by the coding sequence ATGAAACTGGCAGTAGTAGGAAGCATTAACATGGATATGACGGTGACCGCAGAGCGGATTCCGCTAAAAGGGGAGACACTTCGAGGAGACAGCCTTCATTATATTCCGGGAGGGAAAGGTGCGAATCAGGCGGTTGCTATGGCAAAGCTCGGAGCAAAAGTGGAGATGTTCGGATGTGTTGGAGATGACGCAAATGGTACCCGGTTATTGGAGAATTTCAAGAAAGTCGGTGTAGAGACGGGACATATCAAGGTTTTAGAGGGAGTTCCGACAGGGATTGCTATGATCACAGTCGGAGAAAATGACAATACGATCATCGTGGTTCCGGGAGCAAACGGGAAAGTGGACAGAGATTATATTGACAGGATCAAAGAGGAGCTGAAGACTTTTGATATGGTTGTGCTGCAGCAGGAGATTCCGCTGGATACGGTGTATTATGTTGTAGATTTCTGTTATGACAATCAGATTCCGGTAGTGTTAAATCCGGCTCCGGCGTCAAACGTTCCGTTGGAAGTGATCGAAAAAGTGACGTATGTAACACCAAATGAACATGAAGCGGTCCTGATTTTTGGAGAGGAGTATTCTACAGAGGACTTGTTAAGAGAGTATCCGGAAAAACTGATCATCACACAGGGCTCCAGAGGTGTGATTACTTGTTTGAAGAATGGAGAAATCTTGAGTGTACCGGCGAGAAAAGCGAATGTGGCAGATACGACCGGGGCAGGAGATACGTTAAACGGTGCATTTGCCCTGCAGAGAGCAAAAGGAGCGGATATGGAGACAGCACTTCGGTATGCGAATGTGGCAGCCAGCTTATCCACAGAAAAATTCGGGGCACAGAGCGGAATGCCGATGGCACAGGAAGTCGAAGAAGAATTGGAAAAACTGGGAGGAAGAGCATGA
- the rbsD gene encoding D-ribose pyranase produces the protein MKRQGILNSDISRVLSYMGHTDTICIGDCGLPIPDETERIDLAVKFGQPSFMDVLEEVGADMKVEKIILAEEMKLQNPEILRQIEQFFAKHETGFKPEIQFVLHSDLKKMTKTCKAVIRTGETTPYANIILQSGCIF, from the coding sequence ATGAAACGACAGGGGATTTTAAACAGTGATATTTCCAGAGTGTTGTCTTATATGGGACATACGGACACAATCTGTATCGGAGACTGTGGACTGCCGATCCCGGATGAGACAGAACGGATCGATCTGGCCGTAAAATTCGGACAGCCGTCTTTTATGGATGTGTTGGAAGAAGTAGGGGCAGATATGAAAGTAGAGAAGATCATACTGGCAGAGGAGATGAAACTTCAGAATCCGGAGATACTCCGTCAGATCGAACAATTTTTTGCAAAGCATGAAACGGGTTTCAAACCAGAGATACAATTTGTTTTGCACAGCGATCTGAAAAAAATGACAAAAACATGCAAGGCAGTTATTCGAACCGGAGAGACAACGCCTTATGCAAATATTATTTTACAGTCGGGTTGTATTTTCTAA
- a CDS encoding sugar ABC transporter ATP-binding protein — MEIEMRGINKSFGNNAVLNNAGFVLSTGEIHALMGENGAGKSTLMKILTGVYTKDVGQVIVDGQEVCYKNAREAEKAGIVFIHQELNVLFDLTVEENMFLGKEIKKKCGVCDKKAMRREVEKILKRLGVEIDPGQRMEELSVGQQQMVEIAKALMVNAKVIIMDEPTAALTQSETRVLFEAANALRERGVSIVYISHRMEEIFELCDRITILRDGTYIDTKKISETDMNDVVKMMIGREIGERYPQRNVSIGNRVLEVKNLTCPGVFEKVSFEVHAGEVLGVSGLMGAGRTEIMQAIFGNMPHVTGEIFLNGKQIENKTPKQAMKNGIGFITEDRKVEGLMLEESIMKNISLANLKRISRHGVIQREKEKELVKKGIEELHIRCFGPQHECNNLSGGNQQKVVFAKWMYTNPKVLILDEPTRGVDIGAKKEIYSIINDLAAKGVAIIMVSSELPEVLGMSDRVMVVREGLVRGFLSKEEANQENIMILATGGNLNE; from the coding sequence ATGGAAATTGAAATGAGAGGGATCAACAAGTCTTTTGGGAACAATGCCGTGTTGAACAATGCCGGATTTGTACTCAGTACCGGAGAAATTCATGCACTGATGGGAGAAAACGGTGCGGGAAAATCGACGTTGATGAAGATTTTGACAGGTGTTTATACAAAAGATGTGGGGCAGGTGATCGTGGACGGACAGGAAGTCTGCTACAAAAATGCCAGAGAAGCAGAAAAAGCAGGGATTGTATTTATCCATCAGGAACTGAACGTGTTATTTGATCTGACAGTAGAAGAAAATATGTTTCTCGGCAAAGAAATCAAAAAGAAGTGCGGTGTATGTGACAAAAAAGCAATGCGCCGGGAAGTAGAAAAAATCTTGAAACGCCTTGGAGTAGAGATCGATCCGGGACAGCGGATGGAAGAGCTTTCCGTAGGACAGCAGCAGATGGTTGAGATTGCAAAGGCGCTGATGGTAAATGCAAAGGTGATCATCATGGATGAGCCGACGGCAGCACTGACACAGAGTGAGACGAGAGTACTGTTTGAGGCTGCAAACGCGCTGCGTGAAAGGGGTGTCTCCATTGTGTATATCTCGCACCGGATGGAAGAGATTTTTGAACTGTGCGACCGGATTACGATCCTGAGGGATGGAACTTATATCGACACAAAGAAGATTTCTGAGACAGACATGAATGATGTAGTCAAAATGATGATCGGAAGAGAGATTGGAGAGCGGTATCCGCAGCGGAACGTAAGCATCGGTAATCGTGTTCTGGAAGTAAAAAATCTGACCTGTCCGGGCGTATTTGAAAAGGTTTCTTTTGAAGTGCATGCAGGGGAAGTGCTGGGAGTATCCGGGCTGATGGGAGCCGGAAGAACGGAGATTATGCAGGCAATCTTCGGAAATATGCCGCATGTGACGGGAGAGATTTTTCTGAATGGAAAACAGATCGAGAACAAAACGCCGAAACAGGCAATGAAAAACGGAATCGGATTTATCACAGAAGACCGGAAAGTAGAAGGGCTGATGCTGGAAGAGAGCATTATGAAAAATATTTCTCTCGCAAATCTGAAGCGTATTTCCAGACACGGGGTGATCCAGAGAGAGAAAGAAAAAGAGCTGGTCAAAAAGGGGATCGAGGAGTTACATATCCGGTGTTTTGGACCGCAGCATGAATGTAATAACTTAAGCGGTGGAAACCAGCAGAAGGTTGTATTTGCAAAATGGATGTACACGAATCCGAAAGTGCTGATTCTGGATGAACCAACCCGCGGTGTGGATATTGGGGCAAAAAAGGAAATCTACAGTATTATCAATGATCTTGCCGCAAAGGGAGTGGCGATCATTATGGTATCTTCCGAACTGCCGGAAGTGCTCGGAATGTCTGACCGGGTAATGGTAGTAAGAGAAGGTCTGGTGAGAGGATTTTTAAGCAAAGAAGAGGCAAATCAGGAAAATATTATGATTCTGGCGACAGGAGGAAATCTCAATGAATAA
- a CDS encoding ABC transporter permease, whose protein sequence is MSMNKKKAANYIQDLGALIALVLLIVVIGAISPEFRTVGNFLSLLRQSSINGLIAFGMTCVILTGGIDLSVGSVLALTTALCAGFISGGMPVGLAMILALVIGTGFGCISGFLVTKGRLQPFIATLITMTVFRGLTMIYMDGKPISNLGDSFTLKVVGKGNFYHIPIPVILFLLIFVIFLFVLQKTTFGRHIYATGSNAKAANLAGVNIDCTKLAAYAISGCMAALSGLILLSRLGSAQPTLGEGYELDAIAAVALGGTSMNGGRGKIWGTFIGVLIIAVLNNGLNILGVSSYYQDVVKGIVILIAVLSDRRR, encoded by the coding sequence ATCTCAATGAATAAGAAAAAAGCGGCAAATTATATACAAGATCTGGGAGCGCTGATCGCGCTTGTATTGTTAATTGTTGTGATCGGAGCGATCAGTCCGGAATTCCGGACAGTGGGGAACTTCTTATCACTGCTTCGACAGTCTTCTATTAACGGGCTCATCGCATTTGGTATGACTTGTGTCATTCTGACAGGCGGGATTGACCTGTCTGTAGGTTCGGTACTTGCTCTGACGACGGCATTGTGTGCAGGATTTATTTCAGGCGGAATGCCGGTGGGACTGGCAATGATCCTGGCGCTGGTGATCGGAACCGGATTTGGATGTATCAGTGGATTTCTTGTAACAAAAGGCAGATTACAGCCCTTTATTGCAACGTTGATTACAATGACCGTGTTCCGTGGACTGACGATGATCTATATGGATGGAAAACCGATCTCCAACCTGGGAGACAGCTTTACACTGAAAGTGGTAGGAAAAGGAAACTTTTATCACATTCCGATTCCGGTCATCTTGTTTTTACTGATTTTTGTGATCTTCTTATTCGTACTGCAGAAAACAACTTTCGGACGTCATATTTATGCGACAGGAAGCAATGCAAAAGCAGCCAATCTGGCAGGAGTCAATATTGACTGCACAAAACTGGCAGCTTATGCGATTTCCGGATGTATGGCTGCACTTTCCGGGTTGATTTTATTATCCCGTCTTGGTTCTGCACAGCCGACACTGGGCGAGGGCTATGAGCTGGATGCGATCGCAGCCGTAGCACTTGGCGGAACGAGTATGAATGGCGGACGTGGAAAGATCTGGGGAACGTTTATCGGCGTTCTGATCATTGCAGTACTGAACAATGGACTGAATATTCTGGGTGTATCTTCCTATTATCAGGATGTGGTAAAAGGAATTGTAATTTTGATCGCGGTATTGTCTGACAGAAGACGATAA
- a CDS encoding D-ribose ABC transporter substrate-binding protein, whose product MRMKRFVSVLAAAVMVFGVTGCNAITIDGETENVSGEAAGNGSIGFSVSTLNNPFFVTLSEGAKEKAKTEGEKLIVVDAGDDAAKQTSDIEDLISKNISVLIVNPVDSDAVAPAVKDAVSRGIKVISVDRGVNGVDVDCAIASDNVEGAKMATEYMVSLLGENAKVAELEGVSGASATIERGKGFHLVADKKLNVVSKQTANFNRSEGMSVMENMLQANSAIQGVFAHNDEMALGAVEAVGNKKILVVGFDATDDAVAAVKAGKMAATVAQKPNLMGETAVETAIQILQGETVEKTIPVEVELITKESVK is encoded by the coding sequence ATGAGAATGAAGAGATTTGTAAGTGTACTGGCTGCGGCAGTTATGGTGTTTGGTGTGACCGGCTGTAATGCGATTACGATTGACGGAGAAACAGAAAACGTATCCGGAGAAGCGGCAGGAAATGGAAGTATCGGATTTTCTGTCTCTACATTAAATAACCCATTCTTTGTCACATTAAGTGAAGGTGCAAAAGAAAAGGCAAAAACAGAAGGGGAAAAACTGATCGTGGTAGACGCCGGGGATGACGCGGCAAAACAGACCAGCGATATCGAAGATCTGATTTCAAAAAATATCAGTGTCCTGATCGTAAATCCGGTGGATTCCGATGCAGTTGCACCGGCAGTGAAGGATGCGGTTTCAAGAGGAATTAAAGTGATCTCAGTAGACCGCGGTGTAAACGGAGTAGACGTAGACTGTGCCATTGCTTCTGACAATGTGGAAGGTGCGAAAATGGCAACAGAATATATGGTATCACTTCTTGGAGAAAATGCAAAAGTAGCAGAACTGGAGGGCGTTTCCGGAGCCAGTGCAACGATCGAGCGAGGAAAAGGATTCCATTTGGTGGCAGATAAAAAGCTGAATGTTGTTTCCAAACAGACCGCGAACTTCAATCGTTCTGAGGGAATGAGTGTTATGGAAAATATGCTGCAGGCAAATTCCGCAATTCAGGGTGTATTTGCACATAACGATGAGATGGCACTTGGAGCAGTGGAAGCAGTTGGAAACAAGAAAATCCTGGTGGTTGGTTTTGATGCGACAGACGATGCAGTCGCAGCAGTCAAAGCAGGAAAAATGGCAGCAACTGTGGCACAGAAACCGAATCTGATGGGAGAGACAGCAGTTGAGACCGCGATTCAGATTTTGCAGGGTGAAACAGTGGAAAAAACCATCCCGGTGGAAGTGGAGCTGATTACAAAAGAGAGTGTGAAATAA
- a CDS encoding PD-(D/E)XK nuclease family transposase — protein MSNGLKQYFPMIQTREELCKKIQTTPELKFLFDSWDESQQEEFLQFCTGMQGVKILYDSFFKEILNPDTAPSRLEELLSLILQRHIRILHVLPNDSSRIAEENALLIMDIVVQLEDGSIANIEVQKIGYSFPGQRSACYLADLLLRQYKRAKNERKKKFSYRDIKSVYTIVFIEKSSGEMKRHKQDYVHHFCQKSDTGLHMELLQEFVFIPLDIYRETRHNKGIPIRVSRNTCLRRADFVR, from the coding sequence ATGAGCAATGGATTAAAACAATATTTTCCAATGATTCAAACCCGAGAGGAGCTTTGTAAAAAAATTCAAACTACCCCTGAATTAAAATTTCTGTTTGATTCGTGGGACGAATCCCAACAAGAAGAATTTCTGCAATTTTGCACAGGAATGCAGGGTGTCAAAATACTTTACGATTCTTTTTTCAAAGAAATTTTAAATCCGGATACTGCACCTTCACGTCTGGAAGAATTACTGTCACTGATATTACAACGGCATATTCGTATTTTACACGTACTTCCAAACGATTCTTCCCGAATTGCAGAAGAAAATGCTTTGCTTATTATGGATATTGTTGTTCAACTGGAAGATGGAAGCATTGCAAACATTGAAGTGCAAAAAATAGGATATTCCTTTCCCGGACAACGCAGCGCATGCTATTTGGCTGATCTTTTACTCCGGCAATACAAACGTGCCAAAAATGAACGGAAAAAGAAATTCAGCTATCGGGATATAAAAAGCGTGTATACCATTGTTTTTATAGAAAAAAGTTCCGGAGAGATGAAACGGCACAAGCAGGATTATGTCCACCATTTTTGTCAAAAGTCAGATACAGGACTTCATATGGAGCTTCTGCAGGAATTCGTTTTCATCCCACTTGACATCTATCGGGAAACCCGTCACAATAAAGGTATACCCATCCGGGTATCCCGTAATACATGCCTGCGGCGGGCGGACTTTGTTCGATAA
- a CDS encoding ABC transporter ATP-binding protein, with protein sequence MKKIKWEHILLFFLELLVNMATVGVAILLNALIDAAQISITSQDAHHLQKVLFISILYAVCLGVLIFLSNRYKACYIRKRLLEMRTVLADGTLQSSIANYEETGNASYVTAFNQNFSIIEEKVLQNRISILDSVICIVFAVLVLLYMNPLISVISIAAMAIPSLLPSLFTKVLGTAQETVMKSTTSYNETVADLLTGYEVIKTYHAEDEMFHKFSKTAKRLDSNKEHFSSLMASVYGLTTLSSVAVQFFIMGLAGFFAVKGYITIGSIVAVTQLTGQVISPAFELSAKISELKSARPVLDTLHTLSHPEIHEKKTGHKLKKHISLRNVSFKYDDRTILKNVSATFEKGKKYAILGKSGSGKSTLLKLIAGYYPEFEGKICTDEIAALPDRLAMIHQKTFLFNDSVRNNLTLWKSYTEHEITEAVKKAGLKVFIENLPQGLDTIIEENGNNFSGGECQRLAIARALLSGKDILLMDEATSSLDEQTANAVENSILSLENITCISVTHRLSPETMQKYSAVLTMDKGELHEYVL encoded by the coding sequence ATGAAAAAAATAAAATGGGAACACATCCTGCTGTTTTTCTTAGAATTACTAGTAAATATGGCAACTGTAGGTGTCGCAATTCTATTAAACGCCTTAATTGATGCTGCACAAATTTCCATTACCAGCCAAGACGCTCACCATTTACAAAAAGTGTTGTTTATTAGTATTCTCTATGCTGTATGTTTAGGTGTACTGATCTTTTTGTCAAATCGATACAAAGCCTGCTATATCAGAAAACGTTTACTTGAGATGCGTACTGTATTAGCAGATGGTACTTTGCAATCAAGTATTGCTAACTATGAAGAAACGGGTAATGCGTCATATGTTACGGCATTCAACCAAAATTTTTCTATCATTGAGGAAAAAGTGTTGCAAAACCGTATTTCCATCTTAGACTCTGTCATTTGTATCGTGTTTGCTGTTCTCGTGCTTTTATACATGAATCCACTTATTTCTGTTATCTCCATTGCAGCCATGGCAATCCCAAGCTTATTGCCAAGTCTTTTTACCAAGGTACTTGGCACAGCACAGGAAACAGTCATGAAATCAACAACATCCTACAATGAAACAGTAGCTGATCTTCTAACTGGTTATGAAGTGATAAAAACTTACCATGCAGAGGATGAGATGTTTCATAAATTTTCTAAGACAGCAAAACGATTAGATAGCAACAAAGAACATTTTTCATCCTTGATGGCAAGTGTATATGGTTTAACTACACTTTCATCTGTCGCTGTCCAATTTTTTATCATGGGGTTGGCTGGATTTTTTGCAGTTAAGGGATATATCACCATTGGCAGTATTGTCGCAGTCACTCAGCTTACCGGACAAGTGATTTCTCCTGCCTTCGAGCTTTCTGCAAAGATTAGCGAACTAAAGTCTGCCAGACCTGTATTGGATACTTTGCATACTCTTTCTCATCCTGAAATCCATGAGAAAAAAACAGGACACAAACTCAAAAAACATATTTCACTACGAAATGTAAGTTTCAAGTACGATGACAGAACTATCTTAAAAAATGTATCTGCCACTTTTGAAAAAGGAAAGAAATACGCGATTCTCGGAAAAAGTGGAAGTGGGAAAAGCACACTGTTAAAACTCATTGCAGGATATTATCCAGAATTCGAAGGAAAGATTTGTACAGATGAAATCGCAGCTCTTCCAGACAGACTGGCTATGATTCATCAAAAAACTTTTTTATTCAATGATAGTGTTCGCAATAACCTTACTCTGTGGAAATCATACACAGAGCACGAAATCACAGAAGCTGTTAAGAAAGCAGGACTAAAGGTGTTTATTGAAAATTTGCCACAAGGACTCGATACAATAATCGAGGAAAACGGAAACAATTTCTCAGGAGGAGAATGTCAACGTCTTGCTATCGCCAGAGCTTTGTTAAGTGGAAAGGATATACTGCTAATGGACGAAGCAACATCGTCATTGGATGAACAAACCGCAAATGCTGTAGAAAACAGTATTTTATCATTGGAAAATATCACATGTATCAGCGTCACTCACAGACTCTCTCCGGAAACCATGCAAAAATATTCAGCAGTCCTGACAATGGACAAAGGAGAATTGCACGAATATGTTCTATGA
- a CDS encoding helix-turn-helix transcriptional regulator, with product MEKNTLGEIIHHLRKKAGLTQEALADGICSPVSISRIENGKQMPSGKVLEQLLARLGTSTYQLCNIYYENECQSSLRQTLDEISKQVSAGEFIQAKKTLQQLSTEKMDIANLQYTKMIHVAIRMHDGAADEQMEDELTNALHLTKPDIDFNDFRRELFSPTEANILVMLTAAKYMAGKNLEAIRIGEEILFALERSHSRLSDYKVLQINLAHNLSQILQDEGRYQEALLYAKKAENLSICGTEQFLLPEIEFSIAQILNNMKKRQESRMRMEALIPYMRLIGKKEMADLVQEYLEKNLTNDVN from the coding sequence ATGGAAAAAAATACATTAGGTGAAATAATCCATCATTTACGCAAAAAAGCGGGACTAACACAAGAAGCATTGGCGGATGGTATTTGCTCCCCTGTTTCTATCTCAAGGATAGAAAACGGAAAACAAATGCCATCGGGAAAAGTTTTAGAACAACTCCTTGCACGCCTTGGCACAAGCACTTATCAGCTCTGCAATATTTATTATGAAAACGAGTGTCAGTCATCCTTACGCCAAACTTTAGATGAAATCAGTAAACAAGTATCCGCAGGTGAGTTTATTCAGGCAAAAAAGACATTACAGCAGCTTTCTACTGAAAAAATGGACATCGCTAATCTCCAGTACACCAAAATGATTCATGTGGCAATTCGTATGCATGATGGTGCTGCAGACGAGCAAATGGAAGATGAATTAACAAACGCACTCCATCTGACAAAACCCGATATCGACTTCAATGATTTTCGCAGGGAGTTGTTTTCCCCTACGGAGGCTAATATTCTTGTCATGCTAACGGCAGCAAAATATATGGCGGGTAAAAATTTAGAAGCGATTCGTATTGGTGAGGAAATCCTGTTTGCCTTGGAACGCAGCCATAGTCGTCTTTCTGACTATAAGGTCCTTCAGATCAATTTAGCGCATAATCTAAGCCAAATTCTGCAAGATGAGGGACGGTATCAAGAAGCGCTTCTCTATGCAAAAAAAGCAGAGAATCTCAGCATTTGTGGAACAGAACAGTTTCTCCTTCCGGAAATTGAATTTAGTATTGCACAAATTCTTAACAATATGAAAAAAAGGCAGGAAAGTCGTATGCGTATGGAAGCGCTGATTCCCTATATGCGCCTGATTGGAAAAAAAGAAATGGCAGATTTAGTTCAAGAATATTTAGAGAAAAACTTAACAAATGATGTAAATTAA
- a CDS encoding DUF2500 domain-containing protein: MFNIIELLFPVIFILIFIMIIFTLAKGISTWHKNNNSPRLTVSARIVAKRQNTTYHNQPNAGDTSGAHGYHTTSSTTYYVTFQVESGDRIEMSVSGSEYGKLTEGDEGKLTFQGTRYLQFNMEN, from the coding sequence ATGTTCAATATAATAGAATTGTTATTTCCTGTGATCTTCATACTAATCTTTATAATGATTATATTCACTTTGGCAAAGGGGATTTCTACTTGGCATAAAAACAATAATTCTCCCCGTTTAACTGTATCAGCAAGAATCGTTGCAAAACGCCAGAATACCACGTATCACAATCAGCCAAACGCTGGAGATACCTCAGGAGCTCATGGATATCATACAACATCCAGTACTACTTATTATGTCACTTTTCAAGTGGAAAGCGGTGACAGAATAGAGATGTCTGTATCCGGCTCAGAGTACGGAAAGCTTACAGAGGGCGATGAAGGAAAATTGACATTTCAAGGAACAAGATATTTACAATTCAATATGGAAAATTGA
- a CDS encoding YkgJ family cysteine cluster protein produces the protein MRRNVDLNEISDGKLYTSNDMVKADCYECQGCSACCRGMGKSIILDPIDLFHLKQATGKDFAGLLNQEIELNVVDGMILPNLKMDPKTDACPFLDENERCGIHAFRSGICRLFPLGRLYEEEGFRYFLLTKECKKENRRKVKVKKWLGITNLKAYEQYISDWHQFLLTCEESIGELEKENIQILTTYILRLFYQTPYEAEDDGSFYQEFYQRREQVRKTLGI, from the coding sequence ATGAGGCGTAATGTAGATTTAAATGAGATTTCAGATGGAAAATTATATACTTCAAATGATATGGTAAAGGCAGATTGTTATGAGTGTCAGGGGTGTTCGGCGTGTTGTCGCGGAATGGGGAAATCTATTATTCTGGATCCCATCGATCTGTTTCATTTGAAACAGGCAACCGGAAAGGATTTTGCCGGGCTTCTGAATCAGGAGATCGAGTTAAATGTAGTAGATGGTATGATCCTTCCAAATTTAAAAATGGATCCTAAGACGGATGCCTGTCCGTTTCTGGATGAGAACGAAAGATGTGGGATTCATGCGTTTCGGTCGGGAATCTGCCGACTGTTTCCGCTGGGAAGGCTGTATGAAGAAGAGGGATTTCGATATTTTCTTCTGACAAAAGAATGCAAAAAAGAGAACCGCAGAAAGGTGAAAGTGAAAAAATGGCTCGGAATTACCAACCTGAAAGCTTATGAGCAGTACATTTCAGACTGGCACCAATTTCTTCTGACTTGCGAAGAGTCAATAGGAGAGCTGGAAAAAGAGAATATCCAGATCCTTACGACGTATATTCTGCGATTGTTTTATCAGACTCCATACGAAGCAGAGGATGACGGGTCATTTTATCAGGAGTTTTATCAGAGAAGAGAACAAGTGCGAAAGACGCTTGGAATTTAG